Proteins encoded by one window of Phycisphaerae bacterium:
- a CDS encoding transketolase, translating to MIINTVADAGAGHTGGSLSEVEILVSLYFELMRIDPARPEWPQRDRFILSKGHASPGYYCTLARRGYFPRERLREFDGIDSMLQGHPCMLKTPGVDMSTGSLGQGLSAGIGMRLGGERRSLDFNVYVLLGDGECQEGQVWEAAMWAGARKLRGLIAIVDCNGVQLAGTVAETLGLEPFAAKWEAFGWRALTCDGHDMQEVVSTLAQAKQSAADGPVAVIARTVKGKGVSFMEGKYEWHGKAPNDDERRKALAEIEGSA from the coding sequence ATGATCATCAACACCGTCGCGGACGCCGGGGCTGGCCACACCGGTGGCTCGCTCTCGGAGGTCGAAATCCTGGTATCGCTGTATTTCGAGCTGATGCGGATCGACCCAGCCCGTCCGGAATGGCCGCAACGCGACCGCTTCATCCTCAGCAAGGGCCACGCCAGTCCGGGCTACTACTGCACGCTGGCCCGACGCGGCTACTTCCCGCGGGAACGGCTTCGGGAATTCGACGGGATCGACTCGATGCTCCAGGGCCATCCGTGCATGCTCAAGACGCCGGGCGTGGACATGTCCACCGGCTCGTTGGGGCAAGGACTCTCCGCCGGGATCGGCATGCGCCTTGGCGGCGAACGACGCAGCCTGGATTTCAACGTCTACGTGCTGCTCGGCGACGGCGAGTGTCAGGAAGGGCAGGTCTGGGAGGCGGCGATGTGGGCCGGAGCACGCAAGCTGCGCGGACTGATCGCGATCGTCGACTGCAACGGCGTCCAACTCGCCGGCACCGTGGCCGAGACTCTGGGTCTCGAACCGTTCGCCGCCAAGTGGGAGGCCTTCGGCTGGCGGGCGCTGACCTGCGACGGCCACGACATGCAGGAGGTCGTCTCAACCCTGGCACAGGCGAAGCAATCGGCAGCCGACGGACCTGTGGCGGTGATCGCCCGAACGGTCAAGGGCAAGGGCGTTTCGTTCATGGAAGGCAAATACGAATGGCACGGCAAGGCGCCCAATGATGACGAGAGGCGAAAAGCCCTCGCCGAAATCGAAGGCAGTGCATAG
- a CDS encoding transketolase family protein translates to MNVGDMVAPRAAFGEAMVELGKQNAEVVVFDADVCASTQTVAFKKAYPGRFYQMGIAEQNMVSAAAGMSTLGFVPWVSTFAVFLAKRAVDQVRVSVAYPRMNVKLNGAYGGIPTGKAGATHQSVEDIAVMRCMPNMTVICPGDPYETQLAVHAATAFKGPVYVRTIRCPVPVIFDAAHRFEIGRSYRLHEGSRLTIIGTDMMTPKALTAARELDKEGIAVRMIHMPTIKPIDEAAIVAASRETGRVITVENHSRLGGLGGAVAEVLTEYAPCRLTRLGFPDCFGESGDNEAIFSKFGVNVENIIAAAKQAVADQ, encoded by the coding sequence ATGAACGTTGGTGACATGGTGGCGCCGCGAGCGGCCTTCGGCGAAGCGATGGTCGAACTCGGCAAACAAAACGCCGAAGTGGTCGTCTTCGACGCCGACGTCTGCGCCAGCACCCAGACCGTCGCCTTCAAAAAGGCGTATCCCGGCCGCTTCTACCAGATGGGCATCGCCGAGCAGAACATGGTGAGCGCCGCCGCCGGCATGAGCACGCTGGGCTTTGTTCCGTGGGTTTCGACCTTCGCGGTGTTCCTGGCCAAGCGAGCGGTCGACCAGGTGCGGGTGAGCGTCGCCTACCCGCGGATGAACGTCAAACTCAACGGGGCCTACGGCGGCATTCCCACCGGTAAAGCCGGCGCCACCCACCAGTCGGTGGAGGACATCGCGGTGATGCGGTGCATGCCTAACATGACCGTGATCTGCCCGGGCGATCCGTACGAAACGCAACTGGCGGTCCACGCCGCGACTGCGTTCAAAGGCCCGGTGTACGTGCGGACGATACGCTGCCCGGTCCCGGTCATCTTCGACGCAGCGCACCGGTTCGAGATCGGCCGGTCGTACCGGTTGCACGAGGGCAGCCGCCTGACCATCATCGGGACCGACATGATGACGCCCAAAGCCCTGACCGCGGCGAGGGAACTGGACAAGGAAGGCATCGCGGTCCGAATGATCCACATGCCCACGATCAAGCCGATCGACGAGGCGGCCATCGTCGCCGCCAGCCGCGAAACCGGCCGGGTCATCACGGTCGAGAACCACAGCCGCCTCGGCGGCCTCGGCGGCGCGGTCGCCGAAGTCCTGACCGAATACGCACCATGCCGCCTCACGCGACTCGGCTTTCCCGACTGCTTCGGCGAATCGGGCGACAACGAGGCGATCTTCAGCAAATTCGGCGTCAATGTGGAGAACATCATCGCAGCGGCCAAGCAGGCCGTCGCCGACCAATGA
- a CDS encoding CoA-acylating methylmalonate-semialdehyde dehydrogenase, with the protein MAPTRMRNYVNGKWIDPENSGYIPVENPSTGQTLAETPLSTAAETNRAIDAAAEAYRSWSQTPVSRRVQPLYRLVELLRDNEETIARTLVAEMGKSLSDARAEMKRVLENCEVACGMPVLQQGDKLVGCSFGIDGEVLRLPLGVFTMIAPFNFPAMVPFWFLPYALATGNTFVVKASKQVPMTMQLITDYIDRTGLPPGVYNLVNGDRTVADAFMDHPKVRGVSLVGSTPTCRQVAEKCAKANKRFQAMGGAKNHLVAMPDAKIDEVVRNMITSCYGCAGQRCMASSAIIGVGEATYQTICRKFIEDSKKIIMANPLDPKYAEEPMLMGPVISARAKQFILEMIDKGVKEGATLALDGRNVRVAGCENGHFVGPTVFTDVKPGMEIHRTEIFGPVVVILKADSLDEAIEIINNHQYGNGASIYTQNGYWARKFKLEAECGMIGVNVGIPAPVAYLPFGGMKASQFADIKAQGKAIINFFTEDKTITERYWPEES; encoded by the coding sequence ATGGCTCCAACGCGAATGCGAAATTACGTCAACGGCAAGTGGATCGACCCGGAGAACTCAGGTTACATTCCGGTCGAAAACCCCAGCACCGGCCAGACCCTGGCCGAGACCCCGCTCTCGACGGCGGCTGAGACCAACCGCGCCATCGACGCCGCGGCCGAGGCCTACAGGTCGTGGAGTCAGACTCCGGTCTCGCGCCGCGTTCAGCCGCTCTATAGGCTCGTGGAACTGCTGCGGGATAACGAGGAAACCATCGCCCGGACGCTCGTCGCCGAAATGGGCAAGTCCCTCTCCGACGCCCGCGCCGAAATGAAGCGCGTCCTGGAAAACTGCGAAGTCGCCTGCGGCATGCCGGTGCTCCAGCAAGGTGACAAACTGGTCGGCTGCTCGTTCGGCATCGACGGCGAAGTGCTACGGCTGCCGCTGGGCGTCTTCACCATGATCGCCCCGTTCAACTTCCCCGCCATGGTGCCGTTCTGGTTCCTGCCCTACGCCCTGGCCACCGGCAACACGTTCGTGGTCAAAGCCTCCAAGCAGGTGCCGATGACGATGCAACTCATCACCGACTACATTGACCGAACCGGCCTGCCGCCGGGCGTCTACAACCTGGTCAACGGCGATCGGACGGTCGCGGACGCGTTCATGGACCATCCAAAGGTGCGCGGCGTCTCGCTGGTCGGCTCGACTCCCACGTGCCGCCAGGTGGCCGAAAAGTGCGCTAAAGCCAACAAGCGATTCCAGGCGATGGGCGGGGCCAAGAACCACCTGGTCGCCATGCCCGACGCCAAAATCGACGAGGTTGTCCGCAACATGATCACCTCGTGCTACGGCTGCGCTGGCCAGCGGTGCATGGCGTCGTCCGCCATCATCGGAGTCGGCGAGGCGACCTACCAGACGATCTGCCGGAAGTTCATCGAGGACTCCAAGAAAATCATCATGGCCAACCCGCTCGACCCGAAATACGCCGAGGAACCGATGCTGATGGGCCCGGTCATCTCCGCCAGGGCCAAGCAGTTCATCCTCGAGATGATTGACAAGGGCGTCAAGGAAGGGGCGACCCTCGCCCTCGACGGCCGCAACGTCAGAGTCGCCGGCTGTGAGAACGGCCACTTCGTCGGACCGACCGTCTTTACCGACGTCAAACCGGGCATGGAAATCCACCGCACCGAAATCTTCGGCCCCGTCGTGGTCATCCTCAAAGCTGACAGCCTTGACGAAGCGATCGAAATCATCAACAATCATCAGTACGGCAATGGCGCCTCGATCTACACCCAAAACGGCTACTGGGCCCGCAAGTTCAAGCTGGAGGCCGAGTGCGGCATGATCGGCGTGAACGTCGGCATCCCCGCGCCCGTCGCCTACCTGCCCTTCGGTGGCATGAAGGCCTCCCAGTTCGCCGACATCAAAGCCCAGGGCAAAGCCATCATCAACTTCTTCACCGAGGACAAGACCATCACCGAACGCTACTGGCCCGAGGAATCATAA
- a CDS encoding ribose-5-phosphate isomerase: MNIAVICETSAADRNKDILAALDGRGHRIINAGMTQNGASPELTYIHTGLLAGLLLNAGRADLVVGGCGTGQGFLNAALQYPNVCCGLIQNPLDAWLFGQINGGNCISLALNFGYGWAGEVNLRFIFDRLFSLEQFGAGYPPHRRESQQQSRRTLAKISADTHKPMAEILRTLDESVVRPALSYPGIAELLDVDSIADPTLQAALRSRM, from the coding sequence ATGAACATCGCCGTCATCTGCGAAACCAGCGCCGCCGACAGGAACAAGGACATCCTGGCCGCCCTCGACGGCCGCGGCCATCGAATCATCAACGCCGGCATGACCCAGAACGGTGCCTCGCCCGAACTGACCTACATCCACACCGGCTTGCTGGCCGGATTGCTGCTGAATGCGGGCCGCGCCGACCTCGTCGTCGGCGGCTGCGGCACCGGCCAGGGGTTCCTCAACGCAGCCCTCCAGTATCCCAACGTCTGCTGCGGTTTGATCCAGAACCCGCTGGACGCCTGGCTCTTCGGGCAGATCAACGGCGGCAACTGCATCTCGCTGGCCCTGAATTTCGGCTACGGCTGGGCCGGTGAAGTGAATCTGCGGTTCATCTTCGACCGGCTCTTCTCTCTGGAGCAATTCGGCGCCGGCTATCCGCCTCACCGCCGCGAATCCCAGCAGCAAAGCCGCCGCACGCTGGCCAAGATCTCAGCCGATACGCACAAGCCGATGGCCGAAATCCTCCGCACGCTGGACGAATCCGTGGTGCGACCGGCCCTCTCTTACCCCGGCATTGCCGAACTGCTCGACGTGGACTCGATCGCCGACCCCACGCTGCAAGCGGCGCTCCGGTCGCGAATGTAG
- a CDS encoding lysophospholipid acyltransferase family protein, with amino-acid sequence MGRTTMDGKAMGVSARLPRLVVSAGNVYRRALAAVLGVLGPEVAYAITERMSLWLYRLLDPLRLTVEAQARAALGDRLSADQIDRIARRSVVHRVWNLVDLMLADRLLHPGTYRRYGGQLAEPHRSELLDAHRRGQAAILVTCYYGPYDLLPVFLGYNGVRATAVYRPHENRSYDAYRRRIRARSGCRLVEVPDALARAEQVLGSGGMFALVADHQAPRHGVETTFLGLPTVARRTVGILAVRHGADVVVAGIRRTGRPFRFEIVVGETIEKEEWSGQSDPVEYITRRYLRGLERIVLEDPSQYPWGIPRWGQDRLARLLGDIAPANA; translated from the coding sequence ATGGGCCGCACGACGATGGACGGGAAGGCGATGGGCGTATCGGCGCGACTGCCGCGGCTGGTGGTGTCGGCGGGAAACGTGTACCGCCGGGCGCTGGCGGCGGTTCTGGGGGTGCTTGGGCCGGAGGTCGCGTATGCGATTACCGAGCGGATGTCGTTGTGGCTCTATCGGCTTTTGGATCCGCTGCGGTTGACGGTGGAGGCCCAGGCGCGGGCGGCGTTGGGTGATCGATTATCAGCGGATCAGATCGATCGGATCGCCCGGCGGTCGGTAGTGCATCGGGTGTGGAACCTGGTGGATCTGATGCTGGCGGATCGGCTGCTGCATCCGGGAACGTACCGGCGGTACGGCGGGCAGTTGGCGGAGCCGCATCGATCGGAGTTGCTCGATGCCCACCGGCGGGGACAGGCGGCGATCCTGGTCACGTGCTACTATGGGCCTTACGATCTTCTGCCGGTTTTTTTGGGGTACAACGGGGTGCGGGCGACGGCGGTGTATCGGCCGCACGAGAATCGGAGCTATGACGCGTACCGGCGCCGCATCCGCGCCCGCAGCGGATGCCGGCTGGTCGAGGTTCCGGACGCTTTGGCCCGGGCGGAGCAGGTGTTGGGGTCCGGCGGGATGTTCGCGCTGGTCGCGGACCATCAGGCGCCGCGGCATGGGGTGGAGACGACGTTTTTGGGGCTGCCGACGGTGGCGAGGCGGACGGTGGGGATTCTGGCCGTCCGCCATGGAGCCGACGTAGTGGTGGCGGGCATTCGGCGGACGGGTCGGCCGTTCCGCTTCGAGATCGTGGTGGGCGAAACCATAGAGAAAGAGGAATGGTCCGGGCAGAGCGATCCGGTGGAGTACATCACGCGACGGTATCTGCGCGGTCTGGAGCGGATCGTACTGGAGGATCCCAGCCAGTATCCGTGGGGGATTCCGCGTTGGGGTCAGGACCGGCTGGCCCGACTGCTCGGCGATATCGCACCGGCGAACGCCTAG
- a CDS encoding glycosyltransferase family 4 protein gives MLTPTFLPKIGGVETVVASLARHYWRMSVRTCVVTQWPRRGKGTPADDQQPYPIFRYRRPWSFHFSLGMRTIHQALERAWRETGFDLIHCHLVYPAGYVATQFGQKHGVPVVITPHGSDVRPTCRYRQLPVIWERITSCLRQASRVTAINSHMHRLVQDILAGRTDRIAIIPNGVDIEELNAPTPHQDDWPVPYGQPFVLYLGGLTHKKGVDVLLRAMDRIRSEGRSDLRLVMAGDGPLRDQLQGYIRSRDLDASVNMVGLVCGEFKQWLLQNCRFLVMPSRTESMPLVALEAFACGKPILASGVGGLCELIADGRTGRLIPPDQPDRLARELIRFADGDYLLMAAAARAEAQRFDWPNIARDYLDLYRQILAAPHPAPAPVASAPSPAPRQSLPAVVDPSPLHTTWRSTDSRGRHPMSWE, from the coding sequence TTGCTGACGCCGACGTTCTTGCCCAAGATCGGCGGGGTGGAAACCGTAGTCGCATCGCTGGCCAGGCACTACTGGCGGATGTCGGTGCGCACGTGCGTGGTCACGCAGTGGCCGCGGCGTGGCAAAGGCACGCCGGCTGACGACCAGCAGCCCTACCCGATCTTCCGCTACCGCCGGCCCTGGTCGTTCCACTTCTCGCTGGGCATGCGCACCATCCATCAGGCCCTCGAACGGGCCTGGCGCGAGACCGGCTTCGACCTGATCCACTGCCACCTGGTCTACCCAGCCGGTTACGTCGCCACCCAATTCGGCCAGAAGCACGGCGTGCCCGTGGTGATCACGCCGCATGGCAGCGACGTCCGGCCGACCTGCCGCTACCGCCAACTGCCGGTCATCTGGGAACGGATTACCTCCTGCCTGCGCCAGGCCTCACGGGTCACCGCCATCAACTCGCACATGCATCGGCTGGTCCAGGACATCCTCGCCGGCCGAACCGACCGGATCGCGATAATCCCCAACGGTGTGGACATCGAGGAGCTCAACGCGCCGACTCCGCACCAGGACGATTGGCCCGTTCCTTACGGTCAGCCGTTCGTGCTCTACCTGGGCGGCCTGACCCATAAGAAGGGCGTCGACGTCCTGCTGCGGGCGATGGACCGAATTCGTAGCGAAGGCCGAAGCGATCTGCGACTGGTTATGGCCGGCGACGGCCCGCTCCGCGACCAGCTTCAGGGCTACATCCGCAGCCGCGACCTCGACGCATCGGTCAACATGGTCGGCTTGGTCTGCGGCGAGTTCAAACAGTGGCTGCTGCAGAACTGCCGCTTCCTGGTGATGCCGTCGCGCACCGAATCGATGCCGCTGGTGGCGCTGGAGGCCTTCGCCTGCGGCAAGCCGATCCTCGCGTCCGGCGTTGGAGGACTCTGCGAACTGATCGCCGACGGCCGCACCGGACGGCTGATCCCGCCCGATCAGCCCGACCGGCTCGCCCGCGAATTGATCCGCTTCGCCGACGGCGATTATCTGCTGATGGCCGCCGCCGCCCGCGCCGAGGCCCAGCGGTTTGACTGGCCCAATATCGCCCGCGACTATCTCGACCTGTACCGCCAGATCCTCGCTGCCCCGCATCCCGCGCCGGCCCCGGTCGCGTCCGCCCCTAGCCCAGCGCCGAGACAATCGCTTCCTGCAGTTGTCGATCCCTCCCCGCTGCATACGACGTGGCGTTCCACCGATAGCCGAGGCCGTCACCCGATGTCCTGGGAATGA
- a CDS encoding HIT family protein, whose product MACIFCRIVAGEVPSLKVYEDDSALAFLDIGPLAEGHVLVIPKRHYERLEEMPAEEVGAVTRHLPVLAKAVLKATGAGAYNVLQNNGEVAGQAVGHVHFHIIPRTSGDGLGYRWNATSYAAGRDRQLQEAIVSALG is encoded by the coding sequence ATGGCGTGTATTTTCTGCAGGATTGTCGCGGGCGAGGTTCCTTCGCTGAAGGTCTACGAGGACGACTCGGCGCTGGCGTTTCTGGATATCGGTCCGCTGGCGGAAGGCCATGTGCTGGTGATTCCCAAGCGGCACTACGAGCGGCTGGAGGAGATGCCGGCTGAGGAGGTCGGCGCGGTAACGCGGCATCTGCCGGTGCTGGCCAAGGCGGTGCTGAAGGCGACCGGGGCTGGGGCGTACAACGTGCTGCAGAACAACGGCGAGGTGGCCGGTCAGGCGGTCGGGCACGTGCACTTCCACATCATTCCCAGGACATCGGGTGACGGCCTCGGCTATCGGTGGAACGCCACGTCGTATGCAGCGGGGAGGGATCGACAACTGCAGGAAGCGATTGTCTCGGCGCTGGGCTAG
- a CDS encoding ATP-binding cassette domain-containing protein: MGQEKKTRWRELREMRYFGRVLRLVWPHRKYLFIAVVAMIGVAISLTASLFSLYPILTVIIGQESIPEFVDRLYVQDRLGADLAVRDTQGLDIAKMVGERAAKVVKVKPGRPLMEAGVQPDDYLNGLAEAPTVRGRDLIRRLAETPTEEQVRLLVWTPGTSASRPVSVALREAAIQYQWLRWGLAKFNFADRAEQTLEARMADRRRILAIILLVFFGIQLLGNLCRFVGEYYGAVVGGRTMIDLRRMMYAKAMTLPVGFFQTRGISDTMSRFTQDTQDVLRALNTVFGKVLREPLKAIGALGVAVVLEPRLTLMLIVIAPIAVLLFRQFGKRIRRANEKMLAGYGMLISALKSTLLGIRVVKAYTMEHQERKRYFKVERHILKNQLRIEKVNATSSPALEVLGIGAGCIAVYIVMLMIMRGSVRQEELFTLLVALGIVLDSGRKMSNVYTQLQRANAGAKRIFELIDQPSEFDLASGTEEAFPPKRRILFQDLVFRYDGSEHAALDGVTLEVPSGSVVAVVGPNGSGKTTLVSMLLRFYEPKSGQVLWDDEKLENFALRSLRRHISYVSQETVIFADTIANNIAYGRPGALREDVMAAARQAHADEFIERLPRKYDTVVGEHGATLSGGERQRLAIARAILRDAPVLIFDEATSQIDAESEKKIQDAIDHFMPGRTALVIAHRFSTIKHADMIVVMDRGKIVSSGTHQELIEASPLYQQLYQTQLHGLQEQ, from the coding sequence ATGGGTCAAGAGAAGAAGACGCGGTGGAGAGAGCTTCGGGAGATGCGGTATTTCGGCCGGGTGCTCCGGCTGGTGTGGCCCCATCGCAAGTATTTGTTTATCGCCGTGGTGGCGATGATCGGGGTGGCGATCAGTCTGACCGCGAGTTTGTTTTCGCTGTATCCGATCCTGACGGTGATCATCGGGCAGGAGTCGATCCCGGAATTCGTGGACCGGCTTTACGTCCAGGACCGGCTGGGGGCCGATCTGGCGGTTCGCGACACGCAGGGGTTGGATATTGCGAAGATGGTGGGCGAACGGGCGGCCAAGGTGGTCAAGGTCAAGCCGGGCCGTCCGCTGATGGAGGCGGGGGTTCAGCCGGACGACTACCTGAACGGGCTGGCGGAGGCGCCGACGGTGCGGGGTCGCGATCTGATCCGCCGGCTGGCCGAGACGCCGACAGAGGAACAGGTGCGTCTTTTGGTCTGGACGCCGGGCACGTCGGCGAGCCGGCCGGTCTCGGTGGCGCTGCGTGAGGCGGCGATCCAGTACCAGTGGCTGCGTTGGGGGCTGGCGAAGTTCAATTTCGCCGATCGGGCGGAGCAGACTCTGGAGGCCCGGATGGCGGACCGCCGGCGGATTCTGGCGATCATCCTGCTGGTGTTCTTCGGCATTCAATTGCTCGGCAATTTGTGCCGGTTCGTGGGCGAGTACTACGGGGCGGTGGTGGGCGGCCGGACGATGATCGACCTGCGGCGGATGATGTACGCCAAGGCGATGACGCTGCCGGTGGGGTTCTTCCAGACCCGCGGCATTTCGGACACGATGAGCCGGTTCACGCAGGACACGCAGGACGTGCTGCGGGCGCTGAACACGGTGTTCGGCAAGGTGCTTCGCGAGCCGCTCAAGGCGATCGGGGCGTTGGGGGTGGCGGTGGTGCTGGAGCCTCGGCTGACGCTGATGCTGATCGTGATCGCACCGATCGCGGTGCTGCTGTTCCGACAGTTCGGCAAGCGGATTCGGCGGGCGAACGAGAAGATGCTGGCCGGTTACGGGATGCTGATTTCGGCGCTCAAGAGCACGCTGCTGGGCATCCGGGTGGTCAAGGCGTACACGATGGAGCACCAGGAGCGGAAGCGTTACTTCAAGGTCGAGCGTCACATCCTCAAGAACCAGTTGCGGATCGAGAAGGTCAACGCGACGAGCAGTCCGGCGCTGGAAGTGCTCGGGATCGGAGCCGGATGCATCGCGGTGTACATCGTGATGCTGATGATCATGCGGGGCAGCGTGCGGCAGGAGGAGCTGTTCACGCTGCTGGTAGCGCTGGGCATCGTGCTGGATTCGGGGCGGAAGATGTCGAACGTCTACACGCAGCTCCAGCGGGCCAACGCCGGAGCCAAGCGGATTTTCGAGCTGATCGATCAGCCGTCGGAGTTCGATCTGGCTTCGGGCACCGAAGAGGCGTTTCCGCCGAAGCGCCGGATTCTGTTCCAGGACCTTGTGTTCCGCTACGACGGTTCGGAGCATGCGGCGTTGGACGGCGTGACGCTCGAGGTGCCGTCGGGATCGGTGGTGGCGGTGGTCGGGCCGAACGGATCGGGCAAGACGACGCTGGTTTCGATGCTGCTGCGGTTCTATGAGCCGAAGAGCGGCCAGGTGCTCTGGGATGACGAGAAGCTTGAGAACTTCGCCCTTCGGTCGTTGCGCCGGCACATTTCGTACGTATCGCAGGAGACGGTGATTTTCGCGGACACCATCGCCAACAACATCGCCTATGGGCGGCCCGGCGCCTTGCGTGAGGACGTCATGGCGGCGGCCCGGCAGGCGCACGCGGATGAGTTCATCGAGCGGCTGCCGCGGAAGTATGACACGGTGGTGGGCGAGCACGGGGCGACGCTGTCGGGCGGTGAGCGCCAGCGGTTGGCGATCGCGCGGGCGATTCTGCGCGATGCGCCGGTGTTGATTTTCGACGAGGCGACCAGCCAGATCGACGCGGAGAGCGAGAAGAAGATTCAGGACGCGATCGACCACTTCATGCCGGGCCGGACGGCGCTGGTGATCGCGCACCGGTTCAGCACGATCAAGCACGCGGACATGATCGTGGTGATGGACCGCGGCAAGATCGTCTCGTCGGGCACGCATCAGGAGTTGATCGAGGCGTCGCCGCTGTATCAGCAGCTCTACCAGACGCAGCTTCACGGTCTGCAGGAGCAATAG
- a CDS encoding ATP-binding cassette domain-containing protein, whose protein sequence is MAAAFGLTCDGARTLRLFDNLQLGLDPGRIVLVTGPSGSGKSTLLRIVRRRVRPCVDLNRLRLRRDRILPEHFRLSVPRALHYLSLAGLADAFILLQTPDRLSEGQRYRFRLALALARRPRLIVADAFLENLDPVTAFVVAHNTRRFADRFGKTFLLAATRDDFIDALKPDRHIRLGAADPNPAQPRAQPPPARNRPR, encoded by the coding sequence ATCGCAGCCGCCTTCGGCCTGACCTGCGACGGCGCCCGGACGCTGCGCCTGTTCGACAACCTGCAACTCGGCCTGGATCCCGGTCGCATCGTGCTGGTCACCGGGCCATCCGGCTCGGGCAAATCGACCCTGCTGCGGATCGTCCGCCGCCGGGTCCGGCCGTGCGTCGACCTTAACCGTCTCCGCCTCCGTCGCGACCGCATCCTGCCCGAGCACTTCCGCCTGTCGGTGCCCCGCGCCCTGCACTACCTCTCGCTGGCCGGTCTGGCCGACGCCTTTATTCTCCTCCAGACCCCCGACCGCCTTTCCGAAGGCCAGCGCTACCGGTTCCGGCTGGCCCTGGCCCTCGCCCGCCGCCCGCGGCTGATCGTCGCCGATGCGTTCCTCGAGAACCTCGACCCGGTCACCGCCTTCGTGGTCGCCCACAACACCCGCCGATTCGCCGACCGCTTCGGTAAGACATTTCTCCTCGCCGCCACCCGCGACGACTTCATCGACGCCCTCAAACCCGACCGACACATCCGGCTTGGCGCCGCCGATCCGAATCCCGCTCAACCACGCGCTCAGCCGCCGCCGGCAAGGAACCGGCCTCGCTGA
- a CDS encoding DUF2029 domain-containing protein, which yields MERTAWLAVGVVVFSGIWGGLFIRGLNPGFDWKLFVEGCRYFWEHRGFGGQGWMFGYTPGGFFFLMPFTVWLTSPWGLLLHVAGNAAAAIGSVWVVHRWWTGGRLGGGIVWPVLLVAINIQQVLQMNQLSLWVLVLCAGGLALAGRGWPFWGGALIGLAVAIKVMPLVLLGYFGCRGQWRALLGVAAGVIALDVVPSVLFLGYDGAAVEHRAWRERSGWYSPTAQIYEPLRLGIYHHRSNFSYPSVLVRWLRGLPEVEEMVVLRGDPPAEAVEAARAGLRGNQALVVDPLPLDGKPWARQVLPISRSVPRWSAARWPAERVWWVWAASVGLGMGLLAVWTWWTGRIGQGRDWPAASAAWMLSMFWLTPLMMNYYLVLAFPAMAVVWLELVRSRRKTPGRWLAIVGLAAWVVGEACIGWRDVRWYGVHWVVLAVLGAAVVWAWARQLGLSVVSEAGSLPAAAERVVERDSDRRRQAGCVGRV from the coding sequence ATGGAGCGGACGGCGTGGCTGGCTGTCGGGGTGGTGGTGTTCAGCGGGATATGGGGCGGGTTGTTTATTCGCGGGCTGAATCCGGGATTTGACTGGAAGCTCTTTGTTGAGGGCTGCCGGTACTTCTGGGAGCATCGGGGCTTCGGCGGGCAGGGGTGGATGTTCGGCTATACGCCGGGCGGGTTCTTCTTTTTGATGCCGTTTACGGTGTGGCTGACCTCGCCGTGGGGGCTGTTGCTGCACGTGGCGGGCAACGCGGCGGCGGCGATCGGGTCGGTGTGGGTGGTGCACCGCTGGTGGACCGGCGGGCGGCTGGGCGGCGGGATCGTCTGGCCGGTGCTGCTGGTGGCGATCAATATCCAGCAGGTCTTGCAGATGAACCAGTTGTCGCTGTGGGTGCTGGTTTTGTGCGCGGGCGGGTTGGCGCTGGCGGGCCGCGGCTGGCCGTTTTGGGGCGGGGCGCTGATCGGTCTGGCGGTGGCGATCAAGGTAATGCCGCTGGTGCTGTTGGGGTACTTCGGCTGCCGGGGCCAATGGCGGGCGTTGCTGGGCGTGGCAGCGGGCGTGATCGCCCTCGACGTGGTTCCAAGCGTCCTGTTCCTCGGATACGACGGAGCAGCGGTGGAGCATCGGGCGTGGCGGGAGCGGAGCGGGTGGTATTCGCCGACGGCGCAGATTTACGAGCCGCTGCGGCTGGGCATTTATCACCATCGTTCGAACTTTTCGTATCCATCGGTGCTGGTCCGGTGGCTGCGGGGTCTGCCGGAGGTCGAGGAGATGGTGGTGTTGCGGGGCGATCCGCCGGCGGAGGCGGTTGAGGCGGCCCGGGCGGGTCTGAGGGGGAACCAGGCGCTGGTGGTCGATCCGTTGCCGTTGGACGGCAAACCGTGGGCCCGGCAGGTTTTGCCGATCAGCCGGAGCGTACCGCGGTGGTCGGCGGCGCGCTGGCCGGCTGAGCGGGTCTGGTGGGTTTGGGCGGCCAGTGTGGGGTTGGGCATGGGGCTGCTGGCGGTATGGACGTGGTGGACCGGGCGGATCGGGCAGGGGCGCGACTGGCCGGCGGCGAGCGCGGCCTGGATGCTGTCGATGTTCTGGCTGACGCCGCTGATGATGAACTACTACCTGGTGCTGGCGTTTCCAGCGATGGCGGTGGTGTGGCTGGAGCTGGTCCGCTCGCGGCGGAAGACGCCGGGCCGCTGGTTGGCCATTGTGGGCCTGGCGGCGTGGGTGGTCGGCGAGGCGTGTATCGGCTGGCGCGATGTCCGGTGGTATGGTGTGCATTGGGTTGTGCTGGCGGTGCTGGGGGCGGCGGTGGTCTGGGCGTGGGCCCGGCAGCTTGGGTTGTCGGTGGTCAGCGAGGCCGGTTCCTTGCCGGCGGCGGCTGAGCGCGTGGTTGAGCGGGATTCGGATCGGCGGCGCCAAGCCGGATGTGTCGGTCGGGTTTGA